The sequence below is a genomic window from Streptosporangium lutulentum.
CTCATGGGTCCACCTCGGGTGGGATGCGGTGCGTGTCATGGCCACGGCGGCGCGCCGCCGGGCTCCGGGCCGGTGGCGGGACGGCGGCGCGGGGCGGACCGAGGACCGCCCCGCGCCGTCCGGGTCGGCAGGAGCCCGCCGGCGCCGAAGTGATCATGTCGATCGGTCTTCGCGGTGCGCCGGCGATCAGAAGGGCTCCTCGTCCTTCCGGGAGGCGGAGGGTCCGCCCTCGTCGTTCCGGGTGAACAGGTCGTCGGCGGGTTTGGCGCCGGCGTGGGCAAGGACCCTCGCGCGCGGGGCCTCGGTCGCGCGCGCGGAGGTGACGCGCGCGGTGGCGAAGCGCAGCGAGGGGCCGATCTCGTCGACCTCACACTCGACCACGGTGCGGCGCTCGCCTTCCTTGGTCTCGTACGCGCGCTGGCGCAGCCGCCCCTGGACGATGACGCGCGTGCCGCGCGACAGGGACTGGGCGACGTGCTCCGCCTCCTGCCGCCAGGCCGAGCAGCGCAGGAACAGCGTCTCGGCGTCCTTCCAGTCCCCGGCCTCCCGGTCGTAGACGCGGGGCGTGGACGCGACGGTGAAGTGCGCGACCGCGGCTCCGCTGGGAATGAAGCGCAGCTCGGGGTCGTCGGTCAGGTTGCCGACGACGGTGATGACGGTTTCATCGGCCATGGGACTTCCTCTCGTGCGACGGGTGATTCCTCACCCATGTCTGTTCGGGTGTCTGCTTGCGTTCGACGGGCAGCCTGAAGCCGGGTCGGCGAGTAGCGGGTGCCAGGCGTTCGTCGTGGTCTCCTCCGGGTGTGCCGACGGGCACCTCGCCGCGATCGGGGCGACGAGCCGGGGTGTCCCGACCGGTGCGAGAGGCCAGGGACCACGCGGTGGCGGGCGTGGCCCGGCCGGGGTGGACGGTGACGGCGGTCATCACGTCTCGCCGCCGTCGAGGGCGAGCAGCCGGCGCAGGTCGAGCCGGCCGCTGTGCCAGGCCCGGGTGATCTTCTCCGGCCCGCCGGGCAGCGACCGGATGCTGAACGACCGCGGCGCGAGGGCCGGCACCGCCGTCAGCCCCGGAATCACCTCGCCGGTGTGCGGGTCGGCGACCGGGTCGAGGGCGGCGAGGTGGGTGAGGAACGCCCGCTGCCAGCCGGGGCGCACCCGGACGAGCGTCTCCACCTCGCCCGGGTGGTTCGCGGCCACCCAGGCGGTGAAGGCGTCCTCGTCGGCGACCACGACCGCCGGCTGGGGGTCGACGAGCGTGATGGTGGCGACGGGCGTGTGGTCCGGCAGGGTCACCCGGATCGACTTGAGGTCGAACTCGGCACGGGCCGCGCGCAGCCCGTCGAGCACCGTGCGGCGCTCGGCCTCGTACGCGGCGTTCACGGTGTCGCGCAGCACCCGGAGCACGGCGACCCGGGTGGCGCTGTCCTTGAGGTTCACGGCTCCTCACCCTTTTTCCGTTGCTCGGTCCCGGCCTCTGGCGTGCCGTCCTGGGCGGTCCGGTTCCGTGCCGCGGTGCCGTGGCGCACGATCAGCTCGCCGAGCGTCTGGGTCTCCCCGTCGCCGTCCAGGACGGCGGCGCCGAGCAGGTTGTTCCGGCGAACCTGTTCGTAGAGGGTGCGCAGCTCGTCGGGGGTGGCGTCCGGGGCCGTGGCCGCCGTGACGTAGTCGGGCACCGACCGGGCCGGCTTTCCGGCATCGAGCCAGTTGAAGACGGCCTCGGCGAACTCCGGGCCCGGCTTGTGGAACACCGCCCCGGACAGCGGCTTCGCCCGGGACTTGGAGATCACCAGGGTGTTCTCCTGGTCGAGGTCGCCGACGATGTCGAACTCGTACTCGATGCCCTCGCGCTGCTCGGGCTTGAGCCCGACCTTGCGCGGCACCTTACGCCCGCGCTCGTCGGACTCGACGACGTACTCGGTCTTGGTGCGCATGGTGACGATGAGGTGGCCGGGATAGGCGAGCAGGGCGTCGATCATCGCCCGCTCCTGGGGTCGGGCCTCCTTCCAACCGGCGAAGTTGCCGCCTCCTCCGACGCGCTTGGCCGCGTCGTCGACCTGCTCCAGCATCCCGCCGGCGCCGGACCAGAAGTGGCTCAGGGAGTCGATGATCATGACGTCGTAGCCGTCGTGGGCGGCCACCGCGAGCACGTCGACGAGCGTGGTGGGCCGGAACACCGTGAGCGGGAGGGTGTCGAAGGCGAACTCGTCGGCGTACTTGGCGGCGCTGCCGTGCTCGGTGTCGACGAGGGCGATCCTCCCGCCGAGTCCGGTGGCGGTGAGCAGGGCGGTGTAGGTCTTACCCGATCCGGTGGGCCCGATGAGCGCGATGCGGGCCTTGGCCCGTTCTTTGGTGGCGGTGGTGAAGGTGAAGTGGTTCACGCGATGCTCCCGTGGCGTCTCGGACGACGGTTCGGGATGGACCTGGGGAGGGACGACGTACGGTCCTGTCCAACAGGACGTGCACCCCGACGGTTGTCGCCTCGTTCGAATATTTATTCGAAACACTTGAAGCTCACGCTAGGCACAGGTGAAGCGAGGAATCAAACCTTTTTGCCGAAAGCTTGCGTTTTAGTAGTGCGACCTAGAACGAGTTGGTTTGCGCCCAGGTCGTGGCCGGACACCTCCGGCCTTCGCCGTGCGGTGAGGGGCTGCCGGGCCCCGCCCACGGGCGGCCTCCCATCGCGAGCCGCACCGTGCCGCGGCCGCTTCGCCGCGCCTCCCCGGGCGAGCCGCTCGCGGATGAGCGCCTCGAACTCAGCGGGAGCCGGGCGCCGGGCGCACGTCGTCCCCCACGGCCGGCGGCAAGGGCGGGGGAGTGCCGCCGAACTCCGGGCACAGCGCCCGGTGGGGGCACCAGCCGCACAGCCGGCTCGGCCGTGGGCGCCAGTCGGCCGTCTCCGCCGCCTGCCGGATCGCGTCCCACAGCGCCAGCAGCTTGCGCTCCACGATCCGTAGATCGCCCTCGGTCGGGTCGTATGTCAGCACGTCCCCGCTGCCGAGATAGACCAGCTGCAGGCGGTTCGGCACGCTGCCACGCAACCGCCACAGCATCAGGGCGTAGAACTTCATCTGGAACAGCGCGTCCGCCGCGTACTCGGGGCGAGGAGCCTTGCCGGTCTTGTAGTCGACGATCCGCACCTCGCCGGTGGGCGCGACGTCCACCCGGTCGATGATCCCGCGCAGCGTCAGCCCGGAGTCCAGCGTCGCCTGGACGAACAGCTCCCGCTCCGCGGGCTCCAGCCGGGTCGGGTCCTCAAGCGCGAACCACTGCTCGACGAGCCGCTCCGTACTCGCCAGCCAGAGTGCCAGCCGCTCCGGAGCGATCGCGCCGGCCTCGGCGGAGCCCTCCGTGTTGTTCTCCGCGGCGAACAGCTCCGCGAGCTCCGGCTTCGCCGCCAGCAGCCGCTCCCACTCGCCCGCCACCATGGAACGGGCGTGGGCGGCGGTGCGCGTCGGCGCCGGGTCGTCGAAGAGCCGCTCCAGCACCGCGTGGACGAGGGTGCCGCGGGTGGCCGCCTCGCTCGGCCTCTCCGGCAACCGGTCGATCACCCGGAACCGGTAGAGCAGTGGGCAGGCCATGAAGTCGGCCGCGCGCGACGGCGACAGCGACGACGGCAGCGAGACAGGCCGAGGTGTCGCGGGTGGGGCGCCGGCCGGTGTGTCGTCGGTCTCCGACGAGTACATGCCCTCGATCCTACGCCGGGTTCCCGCAGGTCGCG
It includes:
- a CDS encoding single-stranded DNA-binding protein; amino-acid sequence: MADETVITVVGNLTDDPELRFIPSGAAVAHFTVASTPRVYDREAGDWKDAETLFLRCSAWRQEAEHVAQSLSRGTRVIVQGRLRQRAYETKEGERRTVVECEVDEIGPSLRFATARVTSARATEAPRARVLAHAGAKPADDLFTRNDEGGPSASRKDEEPF
- a CDS encoding ATP-binding protein — encoded protein: MNHFTFTTATKERAKARIALIGPTGSGKTYTALLTATGLGGRIALVDTEHGSAAKYADEFAFDTLPLTVFRPTTLVDVLAVAAHDGYDVMIIDSLSHFWSGAGGMLEQVDDAAKRVGGGGNFAGWKEARPQERAMIDALLAYPGHLIVTMRTKTEYVVESDERGRKVPRKVGLKPEQREGIEYEFDIVGDLDQENTLVISKSRAKPLSGAVFHKPGPEFAEAVFNWLDAGKPARSVPDYVTAATAPDATPDELRTLYEQVRRNNLLGAAVLDGDGETQTLGELIVRHGTAARNRTAQDGTPEAGTEQRKKGEEP
- a CDS encoding RecB family exonuclease; protein product: MYSSETDDTPAGAPPATPRPVSLPSSLSPSRAADFMACPLLYRFRVIDRLPERPSEAATRGTLVHAVLERLFDDPAPTRTAAHARSMVAGEWERLLAAKPELAELFAAENNTEGSAEAGAIAPERLALWLASTERLVEQWFALEDPTRLEPAERELFVQATLDSGLTLRGIIDRVDVAPTGEVRIVDYKTGKAPRPEYAADALFQMKFYALMLWRLRGSVPNRLQLVYLGSGDVLTYDPTEGDLRIVERKLLALWDAIRQAAETADWRPRPSRLCGWCPHRALCPEFGGTPPPLPPAVGDDVRPAPGSR